In one Pleomorphomonas sp. T1.2MG-36 genomic region, the following are encoded:
- a CDS encoding Rne/Rng family ribonuclease: MANKMLIDATHPEETRVVVVRGHRVEEFDFESATRKQLRGNIYLAKVTRVEPSLQAAFVEYGGNRHGFLAFSEIHPDYYQIPQADRQALIEAEEAEEREEAERRARMHRDRQARAQAAKAASRPAETVSEAFAEDGEPQPAGEMSAHEATPVIEVIDDEVPVPDTGGIIDIHDDQSVETINDDGEDHGGSDDEEEHVESVGAEDALEEVPERRVRRARQYRIQEVIKRRQVLLVQVVKEERGTKGAALTTYLSLAGRYSVLMPNSGRGGGISRKITNVQDRKRLKEIAHELDVPEGMGVILRTAGAARTKTEIKRDFEYLLRLWENVRELTLRSSAPSLVYEEGSLVKRSIRDLYNKDIDEVLVAGEDSYREAKDFMRMLMPSHAKNVQPYRDPIPVFGRFGVEPQLDAMFSPQVTLKSGGYLVINQTEALVAIDVNSGRSTREHNIEDTALATNLEAAEEVARQLRLRDLAGLIVIDFIDMEEAKNNKAVERKLKDCLKNDRARIQVGRISHFGLMEMSRQRIRTGVLEGSTELCPHCLGAGIVRSTESVALHVLRSLEDLLIKGVTHHLTVRTRSAVALYILNQKRKHLSDLEARFGLTIIIAADEHLGSQHFAVERGEIILNPAPPPPAPTLTPESVQPYDEEIDEEIEEEDDEEAETEKAQSSREERGDGDARRKRRRRRRRRTDGSDAVNGEGQDATGESAEQPSTEGDDDTSEEDEGEVRAEGESEGEQRRRSRRRGRRGGRRRHQLEEDVGAEATAATQDGESAPAEVAINDIEAEPVVDASDVEVEVVAAPSVLNDEPVETLASETEEAPEETAEIAAPIHAPIESVAELVEKSVEANEPVRQPEPEAEPEPEPDPNQPKKTGWWQRRSFF; encoded by the coding sequence ATGGCCAACAAGATGCTGATCGATGCCACCCACCCGGAGGAGACCCGGGTGGTTGTGGTGCGTGGACACCGCGTTGAGGAATTCGATTTCGAGTCGGCGACTAGAAAGCAGCTCAGAGGCAATATCTATCTTGCCAAGGTGACGCGCGTCGAACCGTCCTTGCAGGCGGCCTTCGTCGAGTACGGCGGCAATCGCCACGGCTTTCTGGCCTTCTCCGAAATCCACCCCGACTACTACCAGATCCCGCAGGCCGACCGTCAGGCGCTGATCGAAGCCGAAGAGGCCGAAGAGCGCGAGGAGGCCGAGCGGCGCGCCCGGATGCACCGCGACCGGCAGGCCCGCGCACAGGCCGCGAAAGCGGCTTCGCGCCCCGCCGAGACGGTGAGCGAAGCGTTCGCCGAGGACGGCGAGCCGCAGCCGGCCGGTGAAATGAGCGCCCACGAGGCGACGCCCGTCATCGAAGTGATCGACGACGAAGTGCCGGTGCCCGATACCGGCGGCATCATCGACATTCACGACGACCAGTCGGTCGAGACCATCAATGACGATGGCGAAGACCATGGTGGCAGCGACGACGAGGAAGAGCACGTCGAGAGCGTCGGCGCCGAAGACGCGCTGGAAGAGGTGCCGGAGCGCCGCGTTCGCCGGGCGCGCCAGTACCGCATCCAGGAAGTGATCAAGCGGCGGCAGGTGCTGCTGGTTCAGGTCGTCAAGGAAGAGCGTGGCACCAAGGGCGCCGCGCTGACCACCTATCTTTCGCTGGCCGGCCGTTATTCGGTGCTGATGCCCAATTCGGGACGTGGCGGCGGCATCTCGCGCAAGATCACCAACGTGCAGGATCGCAAGCGCCTCAAGGAAATCGCCCACGAGCTGGACGTGCCGGAAGGCATGGGCGTCATTCTGCGCACGGCCGGCGCCGCCCGTACCAAGACCGAGATCAAGCGCGACTTCGAGTATCTCCTGCGTCTGTGGGAGAACGTTCGAGAGCTGACGCTTCGCTCGTCGGCGCCGAGCCTCGTCTACGAGGAAGGCTCGCTGGTCAAGCGCTCGATCCGCGACCTCTACAACAAGGACATAGACGAAGTCCTGGTTGCCGGCGAAGACTCCTATCGCGAGGCCAAGGACTTCATGCGCATGCTCATGCCGAGCCATGCCAAGAACGTCCAGCCCTACCGCGACCCGATCCCGGTGTTCGGCCGCTTCGGCGTAGAACCGCAGCTCGATGCGATGTTCTCGCCGCAGGTGACGCTGAAGTCGGGCGGCTATCTCGTCATCAACCAGACGGAAGCGCTCGTCGCCATCGACGTCAACTCCGGCCGATCGACGCGCGAGCACAACATCGAGGATACGGCGCTCGCCACCAACCTCGAAGCCGCCGAGGAGGTGGCCCGCCAGCTCCGTCTGCGTGACCTTGCCGGCCTCATCGTGATCGACTTCATCGACATGGAAGAGGCCAAGAACAACAAGGCGGTGGAGCGCAAGCTCAAGGACTGCCTGAAGAACGATCGCGCCCGCATCCAGGTGGGCCGCATCTCGCACTTCGGCCTCATGGAAATGAGCCGCCAGCGCATCCGCACCGGCGTTCTGGAAGGCTCCACCGAGCTCTGCCCGCACTGCCTCGGCGCCGGCATCGTCCGCTCCACCGAAAGTGTGGCGCTACACGTTCTGCGTTCGCTGGAAGACCTGCTGATCAAGGGGGTGACGCATCACCTGACCGTTCGTACCCGGTCGGCGGTAGCGCTCTACATCCTCAACCAGAAGCGCAAGCATCTGTCCGATCTCGAGGCTCGCTTCGGCCTCACGATCATCATCGCTGCCGACGAACACCTCGGATCGCAGCACTTCGCCGTCGAGCGTGGCGAGATCATCCTCAACCCGGCCCCGCCGCCGCCCGCGCCGACGCTGACGCCGGAAAGCGTCCAGCCCTACGACGAGGAGATCGACGAGGAGATCGAGGAAGAGGACGACGAGGAAGCGGAGACTGAGAAGGCTCAGTCGTCGCGCGAAGAGCGTGGCGACGGAGATGCCCGCCGCAAGCGGCGTCGGCGTCGGCGTCGGCGGACCGACGGCAGTGATGCCGTCAACGGCGAGGGCCAGGACGCGACCGGCGAGAGCGCCGAGCAGCCGTCGACCGAAGGTGACGACGACACCTCCGAGGAAGACGAGGGCGAAGTACGCGCCGAGGGCGAGAGTGAGGGCGAGCAGCGCCGCAGATCGCGTCGTCGCGGCCGTCGCGGCGGTCGCCGCCGGCATCAGCTCGAGGAAGACGTTGGAGCAGAGGCAACCGCTGCCACCCAGGACGGCGAGTCGGCTCCCGCTGAGGTGGCGATCAACGACATCGAAGCCGAGCCCGTTGTCGACGCCAGCGATGTGGAAGTGGAAGTGGTCGCCGCCCCGAGCGTGCTGAACGACGAACCCGTCGAGACGCTGGCAAGCGAGACCGAAGAGGCTCCGGAAGAAACGGCTGAGATCGCCGCGCCCATCCATGCGCCGATTGAGAGCGTCGCGGAACTGGTCGAGAAGTCGGTCGAGGCCAACGAGCCGGTGCGGCAACCCGAACCGGAAGCCGAGCCGGAACCGGAACCCGACCCCAATCAGCCGAAGAAGACTGGCTGGTGGCAGCGCCGCTCCTTCTTCTGA